CGAAGGATACCGAGGAGATTCTTGACCTTGATGAACTTTTCCTCGGAGGAGATACCCGTTATGGATTGGGGCGGATCAAAAGGATAGAGTATTCGGAAGACGAGAGCTTTTTCGGAGAAGAAGTGAGACTAGAAAAACATCCGGTAGTTATGACCAAATTCCTTCGAGCTCACGTCTTCTCTCCAACAGAAGTTGCCCTTTCCGGAGCCCTCGAAAGGCTCGCGATGTGGAACCATCAAGAATTTGAGTCCCTCGATCGGGTGGCCTGGGTGCCCGGGTCTAAACCATCTCCTGATAAAAAATCATCTCCTGAAATATTATCGTGGGTCATCCGGGAGGATGGTTTCTGGATGCAACAAAAATAGAAGCGGTGTCCTGATCATGCCTTCCAGGAGCCCTTTTCCAAGCCTAGACAGAGCCTCTAAAATTCTATATAAAAGCCGTGGTGGTTTTTAAAAGCGAGGAGGGGCTATGCGCAGGCCGCTTATTGCCGGAAATTGGAAGATGCACAAGACCGTAAGGGAGACCCTGGATTATATACGCCGCTTTCGGGATCTGGTCTCCGGAGTGACCGACCGCGAGATCATGATCGCCCCGCCCTTTACCGCCCTCTACGCCGCAGGAGAGGCCCTTGCCGGAAGCTCCATCCGCCTCGGGGCGCAGAATGCCCACTGGGCCGAGGCCGGAGCCTTTACCGGAGAAATATCTCCAGTAATGCTTAAAGAATGTGGTGTAACTTACGTTATTATTGGCCATTCTGAAAGAAGGCATATTTTTGGGGAAACCGACGAAATGATCTGCAAGCGACTTTCCGGGGTGATGGGGGCTGGGCTGCGGCCCATCCTCTGTATCGGGGAGACCCTGGAAGAACGCGAGGCCGGAAAGACCTTTGAGGTTTTGGAAAGACAGGTAAAGGCTGCCTTGCAGGGCTTTGCGGCCGAGGATCTTCGGGAGCTGGTGGTGGCCTACGAGCCGGTCTGGGCCATCGGGACCGGAAAGACGGCTACCCCGGAGCAGGCCCAGGAGGCCCAGGCCTATGTGCGCCGGCTGCTTGCGGATTTTGGGGGAAAGGAATTCGCGGAAGGAATTCGCATCCTTTACGGAGGAAGCGTAAAGCCGGAAAACATCTCCGCCCTTATGGCCCAGCCCGATGTGGATGGGGCCCTGGTGGGCGGCGCCTCGCTGGATCCCGAAACCTTTGCCCGGATCGTGAAATATGCCTGAGGCCTGCCAGATTCCGGACTATTCTCAGGTAGAGCCCGAGGCCCTGGAGGTGGTGAGGAAGTACCGGAGGCTGGCCATCGTGGGGGCCAGCCCCAAGCCCGAAAGGCCCAGCCACCAAGTCATGAAGTATCTCCTGGAGCAGGGCTTTGAGGTGGTGCCGGTAAATCCTGGGCAAAAAGAAATCCTGGGAAAGACCTGCTATCCTTCCCTTTCGGCCATTCCGGAGGAAAAGCGCCCGGAGGTGGTCATTGTCTTCCGGCGTGCGGAAGAGGTGCCCCCTATTGCGGAGGAGGCCGTAAAGATCGGGGCCCGGGTGCTCTGGCTCCAGGAGGGCATCGTAAGTTCGGAGGCCGCCGAGATCGCTCGCCAGGCTGGCCTCACCGTAGTCATGAATCGCTGTTTCAAGAAGGTCCACACCCTTGCCCGCCGCTGAGCCTTCCCGACTTCTTGAGCTCTGGGAGAGGGCCCGGCGTCATCCTCCCCAGGTCCTGGAGAGCGACCTGGCCCTCCTGACCCGAACTTATCTAATCCATCTTGATGCGCTCTTAGAAAAGGGCCTGGAGCGGGCCGGAGAGTATCTCCAGGTGGCCTCTTACCTGGTCTATCTCAAAAGCCGTCTGCTCCTTCCGCGTCCGGAAAAGGAGACCGCGCCCGAGGAGGAAGGCCCTTCCCGTATACAATTTTCCTCGACTCTTCCCGGTATCCTGCCCGAGGTCCTGGACGGTCTAACCGTTCTGGGAAAAGACGTATTCGTGGCTCCGGGCCTGTTTCCCGAAAGGGGGGAGCTTTCCCTGGAGATGGAGGAGTTGGTTCGGGCCCTTCTCCAGGTCTTGGAAAGAGCCCATCCTCCGATGACCGAGATTCCGCGTCTGGAATCGCTCTTCCAACGCCTCCTTGAAGAAACCTTGCGTTATCTCGAAAACCGGGAAAAATTTTTGCTGCAAGAATTTTTAGAAAATTACCAGGATAAACTGGAAAAATTAGCGGCTATTCTGGTGGTTTTGGAACTTTCTTTTCGAAAAATCTGCCGTATTTTCCAGAACTCCCCCTTTTCCGAAATCGAAATCGTAGCTCGCACCGAGGAATTTTAAGTCCGGGAAAAAAATACCCATAAAAAGGGGAATTTTTCCCCGTCACCTTCCCGGACCAGAAAACTTCCGGCTTGACTTGAAAGCGGATCTTATGGCTTAAATAAGGCATGCCATACACGGTAGCCCACGACCCAGAAAAGTGTGATGGGTGTCTTAACTGTGTGAAGGCCTGCGCGGAAACGCATGAAGGGCTGGCCAATTGCCAGATCCTCACCTGTGGGGGCAAGTTCGTCTATTTTTCCTGTATGCAGTGCAAAAAGCCCCAGTGTGCGGAAGTTTGCCCCACCGGGGCTATGCGTCGGGAAAACGAAATTGTGATCCTTCTGCGGGATCTTTGTGTGGGTTGTGTCAACTGTGTTTATGCTTGCCCCTGGGGGGTGCCGCGCTTCAATCCCCGGACCGGTCGGGTGGGCAAGTGTGATCTCTGTCACGAAAGAGTGGCTTCGGGAGGGAAACCGGCCTGTGTGGAGGCCTGTCCCAACGAGGCCCTGGCCGTAAAGGAGGTCAAACCTCCGGCCAAAAAGGCCGCGGCGGCTAAAAAAGCCGCCGCTAAGGCCGCTGCCAAGGAGGGGTAGGGTGGGAGAACTGGGCCTGGCTTCTAAGTATCTTCCCATCTTGATTCTGGCCATTCTGGTCTTCGTCATCGGGGTCTCCATGCTCATCCTGAATGCCATCCTGGGCTTGAAGCGCCCTTACCCCGAAAAACTCATCCGCTATGAATGCGGTCTTCCCCCTTCCGGAGAGCCCCGACATCCCTTTTCGGTCAAGTTTTACGCCATAGCCATCCTTTTTGTGGTCTTTGACGTGGAGGCGGTCTTTCTTTATCCCTGGGCGGTCTCCTTTGACCGGCTGGGGGCTTTGGCCTACGTAGAAATGGTGGTCTTCATCGCTCTACTTCTGGTGGCCTACTTCTATGCCTGGATCAGGGGGGCCTTTCAATGGGAGTAGAAAAAGAGACCGTGGAAGTAGCACCTGGGGTAAGGCAGATCCCGGAAACGCCGGTCTTTATCACCCCGCTGGACAAGCTCATCAATTGGGCCCGTACCGGCTCTCTCTGGCCCATGACCTTCGGTCTGGCCTGTTGCGCCATCGAGATGATGGCCACCGGGGCCAGTCACCACGATCTCGACCGGTTTGGGATCATCTTTCGGGCCTCTCCCCGGCAGGCTGACGTTCTGATTGTGGCCGGCACGGTGACCAAGAAGATGGCCCCGGTAGTGCGCCGGGTCTATGACCAGATGCCCGAGCCCCGCTACGTAATCGCTATGGGAAGCTGTGCCTGCACCGGGGGGGTCTTCCGCACCTACTCTACGGTGCAGGGCTGTGACGAATTTCTGCCGGTGGACATTTATATTCCGGGTTGCCCCCCGCGGCCGGAGGCCCTGATGTATGGGTTACGTAAGCTCCAGGAGAAGATCCGCCGCGAGGCCGGGCGCTGGGGAGCTTGGAGATAGGCCATGAGTGAGGTCGTAGAAAAACTCAAAGAGCGCTTCGGGGCCGCGGTACTCGCCGAAGAGGTTTCCTGCGGACAGCAGGTAGTCTTTGTCTCCCGGGAGGCCCTTCGGGACGTGGTGCGTTTTCTGCACGACGAAATGGACTTCAAACACCTGGCCGACCTCTGCGGGGTGGACTATCAGGGCTATAAACCTAAACGTCCGGTGTCCGAGCGCTTCGAAGTGGTCTATAACCTCTATTCCCTTTCCCGGAAGGAGCTTTTACGTCTCCGGGTGCCGGTGCCGGAGGAAGACCCCCGGGTTCCCAGTGTGACCTCTGTCTTTCGGGTGGCCAACTGGTTTGAAAGGGAATGTTACGACATGTTTGGAATTCGTTTCGAGGGGCATCCCGATCTCCGACGTCTTCTCATGCCTGAGGATTGGGAGGGGCATCCCCTGCGCAAGGACTATCCGCTGGAGCTGGAAAAGGAATGGCCGGAATACGAACGTCTGCGAGAGAAGGCCCGGGAGCTTTCCCGGTACGAATGGGGAGGGCGTGGGGTGAGGGGAGGGGAGCATGGCGCCTAAGGTAGAGATTGTTCAGCGTCAGTTTGGGCATCCCGAGTGGGAAGAACCCTTTGTGGTGAACATGGGGCCGCAGCACCCTTCTACCCACGGGGTCCTGCGGCTCTATCTGGAACTCGATGGGGAGAGCGTGGTTCGTTGCGATCCCCGTATCGGCTATCTCCACCGGGGGCTGGAGAAGCTTTCCGAAAACCTCACTTACACTCAGGCCCTGGTCCTCACCGACCGCCTGGACTATATCTCCTCCGCAGCCAACAACGTGGGTTACTGCTTGGCCGTGGAAAAACTCATGGGGCTTGAGGTCCCGCGGCGGGCCCGGCTCCTGCGCACTATTGTCTGTGAGATGGCCCGTATCTCCAGCCATCTCCTCTGGCTGGCCACCCACGCTCTAGACATCGGAGCTATGACGGTTTTCCTTTACTGTTTCCGCGACCGCGAGTGGCTTCTGGATATTTACGAAAAGATCTGTGGGGCCCGGCTTACGGTGAGCTACGCCCGGGTGGGCGGGGTAAGACTGGACTTTACCCCGGAGATTGTAGAGGATCTTTACCGCTTTACCGAAGAGTTTCCGGGACGGATTACGGATTACGAGACCCTGATCGACGTCAATCGCATCTGGCTCAAGCGGACCAAGGGAATCGCGGTGGTCCCTCCGGAAAAGGCTCTAAATATGGGACTTACCGGTCCTTCTCTGCGCGGCTCCGGGATCCCTTATGATGTGCGCAAATTCAAGCCCTACGACGCTTACGACGAGGTGGAGTTTGAGGTCCCCGTGGGGAAAAACGGAGATACCTACGATCGCTACCGGGTGCGTATGGAGGAGTTACGGCAGGCCAATCGCATTATTCGCCAGTGCTTGGACAAGCTCCCGGAGACCGAAGGGGAGCCGGTGGTGGCTGAGGGGGCTCCGGATCTTCTCATGCCCGAAAAAAAGAAGGTCCCGCAGGCGGCTCCTCATCCTAAGAAGGGCTTTTTAGTCAAGGGGGCGGAGGCCCCGGTGGTCCCTCCGGGAGAGGTTTATGTCTCCATAGAGGCCCCTAAAGGGGAGCTGGGTTATTACCTAGTAAGCGACGGTTCGGGGAAGCCCTGGAGGGTGCGGGTGCGAGCCCCTTCCTTTGTGCATATTTCGGCCATTCCGGAGATGGTCAAGGGGCACATGGTGGCGGATATTATCGCGGTGATCGGAACTCTGGATGTGGTCCTGGGAGAGTGTGATCGTTAGGAGGGGGGCATGGAGGCCATTTTGAAATCCGCCCTGCCGACACTGATCTTGATTGGAGAGGCCTTGGTGCTTCTGGTGGTGGCCCTGCTTCATGTGGCCTATACCACCTATGCCGAACGGAAGATCATCGGACGGATGCAACAGCGGCTCGGGCCCAACCGGGTAGGGCCTCGGGGACTGCTACAGCCCATTGCGGACGTGCTCAAGCTCCTTACCAAGGAAGACATCGTCCCCCTAGGGGCCGACAAGACCCTCTTTTATTTAGCGCCTCTTATTTCTCTAGTAGCCGGGGCCACGAGTCTGGCGGTCATTCCGGTCTGGGAAAAGTTCGTCCTGGCCAACGTCAATGTGGGGCTTTTGGTCATTCTGGCCTTGAGTTCTCTTTCCTCCTACGGGGTGATTCTTTCGGGTTGGGCCTCCAACTCCCGCTACGCCTTTTTGGGAGGGCTGCGGGCCTCGGCTCAGGTGATCAGTTATGAGGTGGCTATGGCCCTTTCTCTCGTAGGGGTCATGCTTATGGCCGGCTCTATGAATTTGGCCGAGATCGTGCGGGCTCAAACGGCAAGTTCTTTCAAGATCTACGCTATTCCTCAGATCATAGGCTTTTTTGTCTTTATGGTCTCGGCCATTGCGGAGACCAACCGGGTGCCCTTCGATCTTCCCGAGGCCGAGACCGAATTGGTGGCCGGTTATTTCGTGGAATACAGCGGAATCCGTTTCGGGCTCTTTTATCTGGCCGAATATTTCGGCATGGTGGTCATGAGTGCCGTAGCCGTGACCTGTTTTCTCGGGGGCTGGGCCGGACCCTTTGAGGTGCCGGGGTTGCCCTTTTTCTGGTTCTTGGTGAAATTATACGTCCTTCTCTTCTTCTACATCTGGGTGCGGGCCACGCTTCCGCGTTATCGATACGATCAGCTCATGGGCCTGGGCTGGAAGGTCCTGATTCCGTTATCCCTAGCCAACATTCTGGTGACCGGGCTCCTTAAGCTCTGGGTGTAAAAGGGGAGGAGAGATGAATCCCTTAAGGACTATTTTTCTTACCGAAATCGCCAAGGGGCTGGCGCTCACCCTGCGCAAGATGTTCAGCCGGCCGGTCACAGTGCAGTATCCGGAGGAAAAGAAACCCGTAGCTCCGGGGTTTCGCGGAAGGCACGCCCTGGTAAGGGATCCAGAAACCGGTCGGGAACGTTGCATTGGTTGTCTGCGTTGCGCCAAAGTCTGTCCCTCGCGGTGCATCTACATTGAGACCGAAAGGGATCCGGAGACCCGACGCCTGGTGGTCAAGCGCTACGATATTGAAGCTTTACGGTGTGTGTTCTGTGGGTACTGTGAGGAAGTCTGTCCGGTAAACGCCGTAGTGCTTACCGAATTTTACGAATACGCTGGGGAAAGGCGAGAGGACCTCTACTTCGACAAAGAAAGACTCCTCCAGAATTGGGACGAGTTCATCGTGACCCAGAAGCGTCCCTATTTCAATCCCTATTGGAAACCCCGGGGGATTCCGGAGAGTCGTCTTCCCGCGCCCAAGAGGAAGGCCGAGGGGGTATAGGAGATGGAGAAAGTCCTTTTCGGATATCTCAGTCTAGCCATGTTGGTCTCGGCCCTGCTGGCCGTATTTTCGCGCAACGCGGTCAAGGCCGTACTCTGGGTTTTGGTAATGTTTCTCCATCAGGCGGTCCTGTTTCTTACGCTTCAGGCCGAATTTCTGGCCGCGGTGCAGGTCATCGTTTACGCCGGGGCGGTGCTGGTGCTCTTCCTCTTTGTGGTTTACATGATCAACCTTCGGGAAGAATTGCGTCTTCCCCGGTTTCTGGGGTCCTATCCCCTGGCCTTTCTGGCGGTTTTTGGCCTGCTGGTCCTCGCTGCGGCCGGGCTTTCGGGCTACCATACGGCACAAGCCCTAGGGATACTCACCCCGGAGGCCTTGCTTAAATACGGCCATGCGCGGCTTCTAGGAGAACATCTCTTCCGGGAGCATCTCCTGGCCTTTGAGGTGGCCGGAGTGCTCCTCCTGGTGGCCGTCTTGGGAGCGGTAGTCCTGGTAAGGCGGATCAGGGAGGGGGCGGTATGATCCCGGTAAACTGGTATCTGTGGCTGGCGCTGGCCCTTTTTGCGGTGGGGCTCTTTGGGTTTGTAAGCCGACGTAACGTGATCATCATGCTTCTATCCATCGAGATCATGCTCAATGCGGCTAACGTAGCCCTTGCGGCTCTAGGAACCCGGATGCAGGATGTGACCGGTCACATCCTGGTCTTTTTCGTCATTGCGGTGGCCGCGGCGGAAGCGGCCATCGGTCTTTCGCTGGTGGTTCTGCTTTACAAGCGCTTTCGGGAAGTACATATGGATGAAGTCCGCAGGCTAAAGGGGTAAGACCATGCACGGAGAGGCCTTACAACAAACGGTTCAACACCTCGTTCAGGCTGCCGAGGGTCTGCGCTACAGTGCCGAAGCCCTTCATTATACGATCTGGATACCCGGACTTCCCCTCATAGCGGCGGTAATCACTCTCGTCTTCGGGCGTTGGTATATCCGGGAGCGGGCCCACTGGTTACCCTGTATAGCGGTCTTCGGATCCTT
This portion of the Thermosulfurimonas marina genome encodes:
- the nuoH gene encoding NADH-quinone oxidoreductase subunit NuoH; this encodes MEAILKSALPTLILIGEALVLLVVALLHVAYTTYAERKIIGRMQQRLGPNRVGPRGLLQPIADVLKLLTKEDIVPLGADKTLFYLAPLISLVAGATSLAVIPVWEKFVLANVNVGLLVILALSSLSSYGVILSGWASNSRYAFLGGLRASAQVISYEVAMALSLVGVMLMAGSMNLAEIVRAQTASSFKIYAIPQIIGFFVFMVSAIAETNRVPFDLPEAETELVAGYFVEYSGIRFGLFYLAEYFGMVVMSAVAVTCFLGGWAGPFEVPGLPFFWFLVKLYVLLFFYIWVRATLPRYRYDQLMGLGWKVLIPLSLANILVTGLLKLWV
- the nuoK gene encoding NADH-quinone oxidoreductase subunit NuoK, giving the protein MPVNWYLWLALALFAVGLFGFVSRRNVIIMLLSIEIMLNAANVALAALGTRMQDVTGHILVFFVIAVAAAEAAIGLSLVVLLYKRFREVHMDEVRRLKG
- a CDS encoding NADH-quinone oxidoreductase subunit J family protein, producing MEKVLFGYLSLAMLVSALLAVFSRNAVKAVLWVLVMFLHQAVLFLTLQAEFLAAVQVIVYAGAVLVLFLFVVYMINLREELRLPRFLGSYPLAFLAVFGLLVLAAAGLSGYHTAQALGILTPEALLKYGHARLLGEHLFREHLLAFEVAGVLLLVAVLGAVVLVRRIREGAV
- the tpiA gene encoding triose-phosphate isomerase — its product is MRRPLIAGNWKMHKTVRETLDYIRRFRDLVSGVTDREIMIAPPFTALYAAGEALAGSSIRLGAQNAHWAEAGAFTGEISPVMLKECGVTYVIIGHSERRHIFGETDEMICKRLSGVMGAGLRPILCIGETLEEREAGKTFEVLERQVKAALQGFAAEDLRELVVAYEPVWAIGTGKTATPEQAQEAQAYVRRLLADFGGKEFAEGIRILYGGSVKPENISALMAQPDVDGALVGGASLDPETFARIVKYA
- a CDS encoding NADH-quinone oxidoreductase subunit A codes for the protein MGELGLASKYLPILILAILVFVIGVSMLILNAILGLKRPYPEKLIRYECGLPPSGEPRHPFSVKFYAIAILFVVFDVEAVFLYPWAVSFDRLGALAYVEMVVFIALLLVAYFYAWIRGAFQWE
- the nuoI gene encoding NADH-quinone oxidoreductase subunit NuoI is translated as MNPLRTIFLTEIAKGLALTLRKMFSRPVTVQYPEEKKPVAPGFRGRHALVRDPETGRERCIGCLRCAKVCPSRCIYIETERDPETRRLVVKRYDIEALRCVFCGYCEEVCPVNAVVLTEFYEYAGERREDLYFDKERLLQNWDEFIVTQKRPYFNPYWKPRGIPESRLPAPKRKAEGV
- a CDS encoding CoA-binding protein, with protein sequence MPEACQIPDYSQVEPEALEVVRKYRRLAIVGASPKPERPSHQVMKYLLEQGFEVVPVNPGQKEILGKTCYPSLSAIPEEKRPEVVIVFRRAEEVPPIAEEAVKIGARVLWLQEGIVSSEAAEIARQAGLTVVMNRCFKKVHTLARR
- a CDS encoding NADH-quinone oxidoreductase subunit B, which produces MGVEKETVEVAPGVRQIPETPVFITPLDKLINWARTGSLWPMTFGLACCAIEMMATGASHHDLDRFGIIFRASPRQADVLIVAGTVTKKMAPVVRRVYDQMPEPRYVIAMGSCACTGGVFRTYSTVQGCDEFLPVDIYIPGCPPRPEALMYGLRKLQEKIRREAGRWGAWR
- a CDS encoding 4Fe-4S dicluster domain-containing protein, with product MPYTVAHDPEKCDGCLNCVKACAETHEGLANCQILTCGGKFVYFSCMQCKKPQCAEVCPTGAMRRENEIVILLRDLCVGCVNCVYACPWGVPRFNPRTGRVGKCDLCHERVASGGKPACVEACPNEALAVKEVKPPAKKAAAAKKAAAKAAAKEG
- a CDS encoding NADH-quinone oxidoreductase subunit C; the encoded protein is MSEVVEKLKERFGAAVLAEEVSCGQQVVFVSREALRDVVRFLHDEMDFKHLADLCGVDYQGYKPKRPVSERFEVVYNLYSLSRKELLRLRVPVPEEDPRVPSVTSVFRVANWFERECYDMFGIRFEGHPDLRRLLMPEDWEGHPLRKDYPLELEKEWPEYERLREKARELSRYEWGGRGVRGGEHGA
- a CDS encoding NADH-quinone oxidoreductase subunit D, with protein sequence MAPKVEIVQRQFGHPEWEEPFVVNMGPQHPSTHGVLRLYLELDGESVVRCDPRIGYLHRGLEKLSENLTYTQALVLTDRLDYISSAANNVGYCLAVEKLMGLEVPRRARLLRTIVCEMARISSHLLWLATHALDIGAMTVFLYCFRDREWLLDIYEKICGARLTVSYARVGGVRLDFTPEIVEDLYRFTEEFPGRITDYETLIDVNRIWLKRTKGIAVVPPEKALNMGLTGPSLRGSGIPYDVRKFKPYDAYDEVEFEVPVGKNGDTYDRYRVRMEELRQANRIIRQCLDKLPETEGEPVVAEGAPDLLMPEKKKVPQAAPHPKKGFLVKGAEAPVVPPGEVYVSIEAPKGELGYYLVSDGSGKPWRVRVRAPSFVHISAIPEMVKGHMVADIIAVIGTLDVVLGECDR